The nucleotide window aaaatattattacacaTCACTTACAAGTCAAGATAGATCGAACACTAAAATAAGTTTTAACAAGTCAAGTAAGATTAAATAAAAGTTTAACATACCTCAAAATTTAGCCAAGAATGTCAATAGATTTTTCAGTGACAATGATCATAACCATTTTAATATGAAGTTTCCAATAAACAGAACTGATTTTTTTCCCAAGTACCGACATTATTTTGTTGCCAAACTTCTGCATATTATCATGTTTTCCTCTACAAACCGGTGGATAAATTTACACCTTGGGACAACCATAACTGAATTCACCACAGCATATTTGCAAAAACTTCCTTTATAGGctctaaaaattattttataatcaCAAGGACAAGGGAATTTCTTACCCCCTCAAGCCtccaaaaataaagaataaagcaACTGATGGGATAACAAGTATCCAGAAGAGAAATATTAGCCCCATAGCTGGAAAAATCTTTCACCAAATGAAAAGTTCCATAAAAgtcaacaaagaaaaaaaatagttgtatccTACATTTATAATCAAGATTTTTTTTGAACCATCTAAACACTTCCACGGTTACCAACCATATCTGAACGTAACCCTCTAGCTATCTTTCAGGTCCAGCTACTTCTTCTGAATGCCTTGAAGAAGCAAGAAGAGTGAATGCAGCCCAGAAAAGAGAAGAAAGCCTAAGGAAAACAGCAGCTAAAGCAAAGAAGAGATTGAGGTGGCTACTGATTTTTTTTCTGACTCAAAGATGATTGGCGAAGGGGGCTATGGGAAAGTTTACAAAGGCAACCTTGATCATACCCCTGTTGCCTTCAAAATTCTTCATCCTGATGCATCACAAAAGAAAGAGGAATTTCTAAGATGCACATCCCTCTCTCCAGCTTCAAGTTATGGGAGAGATGATTAAAAACATCAATTCAACATCAACATATATAGCGCTGTCATGAACAGGCTGTTGGGAAAAAATACAGTGGTGATTTGCGTCTATTTTTGAAGGAGAAGAGGGCTTTGAAAGAAGGTGATGGAAGGGTTGGAGAGCAGATTAATCCTGCAGCTGCTACACAGGCTTCAAAATCACATCAGGGGGATCATGAGTATGCTGAAAATCCGTTTAAGACATCACATGTAGCAACTGTCGCTAATACTGCTATAGTTCCTATTGAAACAGCTTTTGCTAGATTTTCATAGGATGTAGCTGTTGCTGGGCAGAGTAACTCATGTCTAGTCGCTATGGACAATGTTGTGCTTATGAGGAATAATCAAAAGAAGTCGGAGGATGTGCAAAAtctttagaaatctaaagtcgaGGTGCAGCGACAAGTGGAGGTTAACGAGCAGGCTGGTGTTGCTACAGGTCCAAGTGCTGGACAAAAAGGACAGGGGCAAACTAATGTACAACAGTTTGCACATGAGAAGGCAAAAGCTGGTGCAACAGATGGTGATCGACCTATTGTTACATTGGGTAAAACAACTGATAAATCAATAGGATGTTACTCAGCTAATTGCTAATCAATCTACTACTGGTGCACAAATAGCTCTTTTGAAGGACGGAAGCGAGCAGGTTGTGCAAAAGGAAGATTCACAAGCAGCTGCTGAACCTAAAAGTGACAAGGAGGATCGTGAGATTGCTTTGCAAGCTGAAAATTTCAGCAGTAACGGGGAAACTGCTGGATATGTTACTGGATCAAAGGATGTTAAATCTAAGGATGATGGAATAGCAAGGAAATCAACTGGGGAATACTGGACAATGGTGGTTCGAGCTTCTACTAGACAAAATACATCTCCAAGTCGGCAAAACAGCAGTAAACAGTAAGTGTTACAGGTGATCGAATTACTGTCTCAAAAGAATTCTGCTCGAATTCCTTTGACGCGCTTTTGAAATCTACTACAAATCAACAAGTATCTGCTCCAAGTGGCTACTTCTGAAACAAATAATATCATCTACTTctgaatatttattttctttccacatTTATGACTCACAGATACAGAATGGAGAATTCTGTGCAGGCAACATCATATTAAAAATCTTGTGCAGGTATAATCATATTATTTGAGAAGGGTTGACAAATATCTAACATCTTGTACAAATAAAACCATATTAAAGAAACACATTCAGttaaagagagaaaatacaataacaagaCTTAACTTGCAGCATGACTTACTATTGCAACTTGAGTATTCGTATGAACTTCCTTCCCTTTCTTTGTACGAGTTGTAATAAACATTTCAGACTTTGAGGGTTCCTCGTTGTTCTCTTTTGTTGCGCGCTACAAATTACatcaaagaagatataaaaaacaTCACTGTGTTCCGATAAAGTACAAAAAGAAATGAAAGTCAGATTACAAAGTGTCGACTAAATATTACCAGTGTCACACGCACTCTTGCAAAATTAATAGGTCCCATTCGATGCCTCCACTTttgttttttcctattttcagaatttaattagCACATAGCCTAACAACAAAAGaagcatattaattaataaaTCAAAAAGGAAACAATATATACCGCAACAATAGGTAGAAAATGTAGAAATGCACGGTTTAATCTTACTTGGACATCTTCGTCATCCCAATACTCAATCAATTGACGGAATTGAACTTCGGGTATCTCATTGGGACGATTTTGTAGCATTTCGTCAATAGTAGAAttttatcaaaatatttcttcttaaTATTTCTCTTGTGTCGCTTCCAAGCATCACGAAGACCAGTCATTACCCACTTCTCTCCTTTGGCTGGAATTAAGAACTTGGACTGCAAAACAACacacaaacatatatatatatatatatatatattcttagcaagaaaaatacaaaaaatatataattgaaAAACTAATTATTCTTACATTGACATATTCCCACATTCGTTGCTTAATATCCTTTGACACAGCATGCCAACTAGTATGCAACAAGGGGATAAATCTTGGATTCCTTGCAATTGTTTCTAAAAAGTTGGTCAAATCAGACACTCTCTTGTCAGTTGGTCCAACTGCTTGTCCTTTATCATATGTCACCTCCTCTCTTTCTTCAAAACTTCTTGCATGAATATTCTTACATGTTGTTTGCCCTCGAACTCTTTTCTTCTCTAATGTCCCTAGATTGATATAACAAGCAAGacataagaagaaaaaaatcaaaatatgtaGAATAATTATAAGGTTTAAGACATACCACCGGCAGCACCATCGATGTTCATGTCCTCATCTCCAATAAATTCATCATCACCAACTTCATCTTGTGCagcaaaattatccaattctattTCACGCTCATCAATAATAGGAGAGGACATAAATCTGACTTCATTTTCTGGGTGATTATCAGGATGTTTTTCACCACCAACTTGTATCccatatttttttagaaattgaTTAACACTCGTCGACGGTAGGACTAAGTTTGTCTTTACCGTTTTGCAATTTTGTACCTCCTGAATATCAAGTTGTTTCTCTCCTTCACCTTGTATTCTTCTGAGCATATGTAAAGTGTTAGGATCTACCTTTGCAGATGATTGGATCATGGATGTGGGCACAGGTAATTTACTCATTCCTTGCTTTTGAGTGGGCTCCTCCGATTGAATTGACCTTTGTTTAATTTGTCCTTTACTTGCAATATTATGTGAAGTGTTCAGATCTTCCCTTGAAGATGATTGGATTGATTCGTACACCGGTAATCTATTCCTTCCTAACTTTTGAACTGACATATCGGATTGAGTTAACCTCTGTCTACTTTGTCCTTCTAATGTTGCAGGCATACAATTCTTCCTTTTAACTCCAAGTAATGCATGCTCTTTAGCAGCTTTATCGTTGCGATCACTTGCAAGCTTTTCTCTCTTAATCTGAAATTTTTTGGCTAGTTCAGCACTTGATCGGTATTGGAAATCGAAACCTATATTCTTTATTGGACTTTGAGCTTTGTTTGGATTCGGAACTTTTCTCTTAAGAGCTGCTGCTTGATTCATCCTACATACCAAAAATACAGTATGTGAGAAAGTAAATATTCTAGAAATTAGAcatatttaagaatatatatacaaCTGCAACAATGCATCTCCATTCAAATTTGTTCAATCCTGAGAGATGGCTCAAAGATGGAGTTTTCCAAAATGCATCTCCATTCAAATTCACTGCTTTTCAGGTATATGTAATAAATTAAGTCTATGACCATAGCAAATATGGCTCAAAGATGGAGGACCCTCACTGAAAGTGTTTGAGCAGTTTTCACTAGAATGAAACTGAAGGACTGAAGCTGGAAATTGCAGCTGAACAGTCCAGTAAATTGCAGTTGAACCAGCAGAAATTAAGCTCAAACACTAGTCAATTCCTTAGTCAACACCCTCCAAATTCAACCCAAGACTGCAGCAAAAATCTAGATGAATTTCAGCCCAAAAGAGACTCACAACTTAACAAAAATCCTTCTCAAACTTTCAGCAGCAGAACTATTTCACCTAAGCAACTGAAACAGTGCCGAATTTGCACGCAAAATACTGCTCAAAGATGCAAAAAATGTAGCTGAAACTATGGAGAAACAGTGCAGAAAAACAACAGTCCAATTTAGCAGAGAAAATAGCGGCTCAAACATCAACTGTAACCCAAAAAGAATGGCGTTCCTTTTCCACTAATCAAAAAGTAGCTAAACAAAATCACATTAGCAGAGATAACAGCTGCTCAAATAGGAGAACGAAATGTATCACATTATGCTCAAACATCAACTTTACCCACAAAAAGAACGAAGTTTCTTCTCCACTAATCAAGCAAGCAGTTAAACAAAATAAAGCAGAAGCAAAAAATATATCACATTAGCAGAGATAATAGCTGCTCAAATAGGAGAGCAAAATGTATCAGAAAATATAGCTGCTCACATTAGCAGAGATAATAGATTTTCAAATAGGAGAGTGAAATGTATCGCATTAGCAAAAAAAATGTAGCTGCTCAAACATCAACAAGTCTATTAGAAGGTCGATGGAATTGCACGTGTTTATGGATTGAACGAGATTCAAGCTGGGAAATGGTTGAATTTGCCAGCAGTGTGAAAGGAATAGTTACCCCAAAAAGAACGAAGTTTATTCTCCACTAATCAAGTAAGTAGATAAACAAAATTAAGCAGAAGCAAGATGTATTAAATTAGCAGAGATTATATAGCTGCTGAAATATCAACTTTACCCTAAAAAGAATAAAGTTCCTTCTCCACTAATCAAGCAAGTAGCTAAAAAAATTTAACAGAAACAAAATGTATCACATTAGCAGAGATAATAGCTGCTCAAATAGGAGAGTGAAACATATCACATTAGCAGAAAATATATAGCTACTCAAACATCGACTTTACTCCAAAAGAACGAAGTTCCTTCTCTACTAATCAAGTAAGTAGCTAAACGAAATTAAGCAGAAGCAAGAtgtatttattatattagcaGAGATAATAGTTGCTCATACAGGAGAAGCAAAATGTATCACATTAACAGAGATAATATAGCTGCTCAACATCACCTTTACCCCAAATGGAATGAAGTTTCTTCTCCACTAACGAAGCAAGTAGCTAAACAAAATTAACATGGACATATCTTGAATACAATTAACTCTAAAGATAGCTAGTACTACAatactaaatttcaattacttgcACAGTATAGAAATCACACTCAAAACTCCATATTGTCCTTCTAAATGAAATGCCATCATTCCTCTCTTTAAAAAAAATGTGtagcatattttcttttctttttttgataagataaaatttattaataaagGTACCAAGAAGGTACTCAAATTACAACAAAACAAGACAGACCCTACAGCAATCTCTGGTTACATATTTCCAAGTGAGTCTAAAAATTCCATATACTGATCAATACTCTCTAGAATACTCCTTTTACACCAAAAAAACAGATTTTGCATACAAAGGTTCCTGACTCTAGAGATGTTCAGATTGTTCAGAAGAAGGTTATAGCAGCTTTTAACAGAGAACTTCAATTCATTGTTCGCTTTCCAGATCATAGAATCCTCTTTATCCTCTTCTACCAACAGACATCCAACAGAAAGTATCTATTTGACCTTATTAAACATCCTTTTGACAAAGGTTCAAATCACTAAGCCTGTTGTTATCTCAAACATCAACATAAAATGGAACAATGATACCTGTTCAATATCTCTTGGTTCCTTAAAATTGGTTAGTCCAATATCTTCTATGTGCACCAcctgataataataaaaaataaatatgtatATACGTTAAAACATGCTCCAATACTCCAGGTAATAGGACAATACAAATTCCGAAGCATAATTTCTACTTACTCACATTCACTTCTCTATTCAAAACTAGAGGAAATTCTCGATCCACATATTAACAATATGGTTCCTCAGAAGGACACATTGAATAACCAATCATGTAATTTCTAGTGATACCAAAAGGGACACATTGAAAATACATGAGTAGAAAATATATGTGCACATCAAAGAAATCGATCAGCAAGAAAATATTCAATATTGAACTTGACGAAATAGACAACATCaatttaaatctaaagcaacagTCTTTAATGTGTCTCTAGCTATTAATCAAAAAATGGCTAAGCTATTTTCTATTTGAATTAGAAAAAAAACTCATGATGtgtcttcaaaatcaaactcttcatCCGATTCAATTTCAAGTTGTTGTGCTAGAAATCCTTCTGGAGGTACATCAAGAATAGTTGCTGGAACATCACTCCTTACTAAGGTAACTTCACCATTATCCTCCGGTATAGATGGGCCAGCCAAATATTCAGATGGCTCATTTTCATAACACTGTGTCCTCAGAAGGACACATTGAATAACCAATCATATAATTTCTAGTGATACCAAAAGGGATACATTGAAAATACATGAGTAGAAAATATATGTGCACATCAAAGAAATCGATCAGCAAGAAAATATTCAATATTGAACTTGACGAAATAGACAACATCAATTTAAATCTAAAGCAATAGTCTTTAATGTGTCTCTAGCTATTAATCAAAAAATGGCTAAGCTATTTTCTATTTGAATTAGAAAAAAAACTCATGATGtgtcttcaaaatcaaactcttcatCCGATTCAATTTCAAGTTGGTGTGCTAGAAATCCTTCTGGAGGTACATCAAGAATGGTTGCTGGAACATCACTCCTTACTAAGGCAACTTCACCATTATCCTCCGGTATAGATGGGCCAGCCAAATATTCAGATGGCTCATTTTCATAACACTGTGGGGCATTAGATTCAAGTTCATCACTTATGCTAAACAAATCTCTCGGGACAGTCTTCATGACATAATATTTATCTTGATCATATGGATCTTGCACATAGAAGCATTGGTGTACTTGAGATGCTAGGACAAAAGGCTCATTCTGATAATATTTCTTATTGAAGTAGACATAAGTAAGGTCATAAATATCTTCTTCAACCTCATACTAGTCGCACTTAAATAAGACAATCATAAAATGGCCATAATAGTCTAACTCAACTATATCAACTATTCTACCATAATAAGTCAAATTTGCGTCAACCGGATTTTTATCTTTTGAGCTTGCAAAACTTGTAGTTTGGGCGACTAATGTAACACCACTATTTTGTGTTTTACGTCTTGCATCACGTTGCCTTGTATAGAATCTATATCCATTAATGAGATACCCAGAATATCTTTTAGCAATTGAATTTGGTCCGAAGGATAATTGCTTTATAAGATCGGGCACATCCTCTTTCAAAGAACGAGTTTCAAACCATTGAGAGAAGTTTTGACTATGCTTCTTGGCCTTGCTCCATTTAGATCCTCGTCTCTGATTACTAACCTCAACCTCATATTCTCTACACAACAAGTATTTTTATTTGTTAGTAAAATGATCAATAAAGTAATTTAATAACAATCTACATAAATAAATGCTATAAGTGATTAAATTACCTTATATATTCTTGAACTTCATCACAATTGTTCAATAAGTATATATGTGCCTGATTTAGTGACATGTCATCTAAAACAATTGGATCACTCTTTTTCGCTCCTAAAGGATAACCTGTATTAGGGAACAAACTAGAAGCTTGTGCATTAATTGAATCATATTCATCATTGTTTCGGGGTCTTCGATTAAATCGAGTTTTTACACCTCCATGTAAGTATCTAGAGCATAAAGTCAAACACTCTTCAACCAAATATGCCTCAGCAATAGATCATTCTGGATAATTTCTATTGCGAACATATGATTTTAATGTACACATATACCTTTCAGGAGGATACATCCATTGATTTTGAACTAGACCTCCCAACCTTACCTCATTTGCCAAATGAATAGGCAAATGAATCATTATATCAAAAAAAGTTGGAGGAAAAATTCTTTCCAATTGATTCGTTGTTTCTCTAATCTCTACTTCCAAGCAATCTAGCTTTTCCATTGTGATAACTTTTTGACATAAACGGCGAAAGAAAGAACTTAGACGAATCAAAGGGATAGCAACATGATCAGGAAGTATGCTTTTAACTGGTATTGGCAACAAGTAATGTAACATGAAGTGGGCATCATGGGTTTTATAACCGGATAATTTTCTTTCATCTAGCTGCACACACCTAGATA belongs to Nicotiana tabacum cultivar K326 chromosome 6, ASM71507v2, whole genome shotgun sequence and includes:
- the LOC107787908 gene encoding uncharacterized protein LOC107787908, giving the protein MNQAAALKRKVPNPNKAQSPIKNIGFDFQYRSSAELAKKFQIKREKLASDRNDKAAKEHALLGVKRKNCMPATLEGQSRQRLTQSDMSVQKLGRNRLPVYESIQSSSREDLNTSHNIASKGQIKQRSIQSEEPTQKQGMSKLPVPTSMIQSSAKVDPNTLHMLRRIQGEGEKQLDIQEVQNCKTVKTNLVLPSTSVNQFLKKYGIQVGGEKHPDNHPENEVRFMSSPIIDEREIELDNFAAQDEVGDDEFIGDEDMNIDGAAGGTLEKKRVRGQTTCKNIHARSFEEREEVTYDKGQAVGPTDKRVSDLTNFLETIARNPRFIPLLHTSWHAVSKDIKQRMWEYVNSKFLIPAKGEKWVMTGLRDAWKRHKRNIKKKYFDKILLLTKCYKIVPMRYPKFNSVN